tttggctccaataatgattatttctattttagttggtagtccatgggagatggccttcccataattcagatctttttgtataatgggtcctatacctcAATTacccataaaaaatattattattttttgtaaataaatattctaCTGACAGGCCTCCTCTGATGCTTCCTTGCACAATGATATAGATTGAATGTTTGGTTAAGTGCCCTGGTCTGACGCACCTATGTGCTGTGCTGCTCCTTTAAAAGAGTGGTTCACTGTTAAGTTAACGTTTAATACGTTATAGAacggccaaatctaagcaacttttcaattggtcttcatttttttatttggtttttttcccttcttcttcttctaacccTTCTTAGGTTTCCAATGGACacacatttaaaatacaaatgatctgtaaggctacaaatgtattgttgttgccactttgtattattatttctatttagactccctttcaaatcaatgcatggttgttagggtaatttgatccctagtaaccagattgctggaagagctgctgaataaaaagctaagtaactcaaacatcacaaataataaaaaaataaaaccaattgctaattgccTCAGAATTTCATGGTctataatatcatacaaaaagttaatctaaaggtgaaaaacccttttaaGATGGAAAATAATTAACTGTGccttatctagtataggtcaatctaaaaacaactggacttgctgagtaatcaatgaagacgtttcactactcatccgagcagcttcttcagttcaactgactggtgtgggaaattctcgtcatataaactcttccactaatccatttacaatggcacattgtaactcttcaaagaggtgacatctgaagaaactcacagaggtgttgattctgtgtagttactgtgataggattatccaatgtgtcatgcaactcctagatacaggtgttacttgtgagagttgtatgaatggatgtgtgaagtgttctgaatatgccggggtacagatgttagaacagcattgtatgtagcagacaggtggtgtcgaaggcccccacctctgttcagggatggtttctccaccttgacatgaattgcctctttcacgcctcgttcaaaccagcggtcttctttatccaagatttggaccttgctgtcttcaaaagagtgtcccttgtcttttaagtctagaaagacagctgagttttgccctgtagagttctccctcctgtgctgagccattcgcttggagagcagttgttttgtctccccaatgtatagatctgtgcattcctcgctacactggactccttataccacattgctttgtttttcctttggtgttggatcctttgggtgtaccagtttttgtctcagtgtgttgctaggtttgaaaaacacagggacatggtgtttgttgaaaatcctcctgagtttctctgacactccagctacatatgggatgactatatttcgcctactatgtgtctccgggcggttatttctattggtgttcctgttgggcttggttgctgctgttttgacaaaggcccagtctgggtagccacacgctttcaaagctcctctgagatgtttttgctctttgtctttggactctgtatcagttgccacacattccgcccggtggtgcagggttcgaatgacacccagtttgtgttccagtggatggtgggaatcaaacaacagatattgatccgtatgagtgggtttcctgtatacttccgtcttcaagttacccccctcttggatacagatcaaacagtccaaaaaagcaagtttgttctcgtggacatcttcccttgtgaacttgatgttattgtccactgagttaatgtgttctgtaaaggccgccacttcattggatctgattttaacccaagtatcatccacatacctgaaccagtgagtcggtgtagttccctggaatgtaagtaaggccctcctttccacttcctccatgtacaagtttgctacaatgggagagactggagaacccattgcacagccatgtttctgtctataaaaaaggttcttgtacttgaagtatgtggtgttaaggcacaaatctagcaacacacaaacttggttgggactgagcttcgttctgctgctgagggtgttatcatgttgcagtcgacttcttacagtctcaattgcctctgtagtaggtatacatgtgaacaatgaagtgacatcatatgacaccattgtttcttctgcctctagtgtaacaccgtgaatcttggttacaaactctttggcattctggatatgatgcactgtattgcctaccaacagggctaagatgttagccaagaattttgcaatgctgtatgtcactgaatttatgctgctgacaatgggtcttagtggggctccttctttgtgtatcttggggagtccgtataagcatggtgtggcttcccTGGGATACAGACAGTGGTATAAAAttcgatcaatggctttctccttttcaagttgttgtaggcaacctatcacctttttcttgtaaccactggttgggtctttccctaagggttcatatgtattgctatcactgagcagagtggttatcttgcagtcatagtcagttgtgttgagcacaactgtgcatcgccctttatctgctggcaggatagtgatgttcgggtccttactcagagagctgagtgctctcctctcttctgtagtaaagttagagggaggtgttctggcacttgacaaagcagctgacacttttagccggagttgttctgcttcttcatttttcaagttattatttttgatagcagactctgtggctgtgatgagttcaactactggtatgtgttgtggtgtcactgcttagtttaaccccttggctaacACATCCTTTTCAGGCTGGGTTAGTACCCTATCTGATAGGTTCCTAACCCAAGTGTCTTTGGTgttctttggtgtctcatctttctgcctccaggttagttcttcagtccttttccaactgctgcttcgtgacagtaatgtggtgaatttgcttatttgtcgcTCCTTACTCTTAATGTGTTGGGCAATCTGTGCATGTTCAACGAACACAAACACCCTTTCCAGAGTTCCATCAGGCAGTTCTTTTGCCAGACTCCATTTTAGATGTTCGACTTTCTGCTTAAGGGCATCAATGGtaaagttgatctgtctgactcgttcatttagtagatgtttttgggctttttgtaaaatcttgttggctcTGTGACTTTTTTCTGTGGAACCCAGGCGCAGGCTACAAGGGGTGAGACCCTGATGTCGGCATCTGAGATTAAAGCGTAGATGGTTTCGATAGTCTGCCacttttcttgctgttctttcatattcccgaaccagttttagagtattctctccaaaatgaatggcaatatgactatgaagattttcattcatccaggtcatggtatatctagtataggtcaatctaaaaacaactggactgtctgctacatacaatgctattctaacatctgtaccccggcatattcagaacacttcacacatccattcatgcaactctcacaagtaacacctgtatctaggagttgcatgacacattggataatcctatcacagtaactacacagaatcaacacctctgtgagtttcttcagatgtcacctctttgaagagttacaatgtgccattgtaaatggattagtggaagagtttatatgccgagaatttcccacaccagtcagttgaactgaagaagctgctcggatgagtagtgaaacgtcttcattgattactcagcaagtccagttgtttttagattgacctatactagatataccatgacctggatgaatgaaaatcttcatagtcataactGTGCCTTATTTGATTTATCAATACAGCCatgcgaaatatgctggcactatataaataaatattaataataatgtgtgcTTCATTACAGAACATGTTTTTAGTCAAATAACATCACAGCAGATTATTATAGGAAGGCTAATGGCAGGGTTGCATAATATCAAGGGAATCAACCAGTTTATGGAAGCAGAAACCTGCATTAATAAACCTGTTCCCTTATATTATTagaataatttgtgaaaaaaatagaagctTGAATTTTAGCAAATATGCCCCACAATGTacaatgaataggagagagcctaaTAACAATCTATTTGTGGTCACCAAAGATACAAATGTAGTGACAAAACAGTATTTTGAGTTCCAGGTTGCAAAAACAGCAGTCTTttaattaatatgtttaaattCATAGAAGGCATTTATCATTTTGACCCAGTGAGAAATAATAACTAGTTTTAGGCAGATGCAAGTGGCTGCTGCTTATCTCTCTGTACTGCAAAAGATCCTTAAgctattaaaaatgaattataaggTTAACAAACCATTTAAATTCCAACACAAAtggcacatttacagcatttgtCAATATGCAATCTTTTCATCAGAAAAATAATGTCCCAatagtattcatattttttctagGAAGCTGCAATAAATCATACATAAGTCACTATAAGCTAAAGTTGGCAGGTCATCAGAAAAATGCAGGTACTCTTTAAATAAATGCAGGTTGTTTGGCTGCACTAATTGCATTTGAATCATGAGCGAAGAGACAGCTGAAATAAGTAAGAACATAGGTAGAGAGGGAATAATGCATGCTGCCAACATGAACAGTCGTTTTCTCCTCTGTTAAAGAAATAACAATGCATCAGGCCAAATGGGAATGATCTGATCGTTATGTACAAATAAAGTCCACCCTCATCCAAAAGGAATTTCTAACGTGTTCAgcagatatctggctgatttttggccaggtaTTGCTCAGCAGGCCTTTAGAGAGGCCCCATACTCCAATTAGCTAATTTATCAACCTTTGGAATAGAAGAAAAGACAAGACATTTCACATAACATCAATGTAGGTGTCTCAAATAGTTgtacaattcatgtttttttacatagGAGAGAAAGTCTGGCTTCACACCTTTGTTAACCCACAAACAGTAGGATAAATTGTTAATTTACAATctgttacaaaatataaataatctcaTCCATCCATCTATGCAATCTATGTACAGACAGATCTAGCAATATATCAGTATTTGCTGATGTATTCTTGCTATGCAATGTACAAGTTAGTGGGGTCCAGCCATTCTGTTCGACCTGTGCTGTGTTGCCCCCCAGACTTTAAACATAAGTATCTGAATGCTCCCATAATGCCCAGCAGCTGAAAGTATCAATCTGTAGTAGCCAGTAATTCTGAAATGATTTACCAAGAATACTTCACTGCTTTGTGTCCATCAGTGATATGGATGGACCCTCAGCAAAGGGCATATTTTCATCCAGATTAGGTGAaagaatacaatatatatatatatatatatatatatatatatatatatatatatatatatatatatatataaatttgctaCTTCAGCATTCAGCGATAAGCCAGTTCATTCATTTATAGCAGTGCCGTGCAAAGCCAAAAATAAAGGAGTCAGTTATACTTCTCCACTTAATACATTTGTGGGCACCCTTCTGTCCATGGAAATATCAGTGGCGGATACACACACGGAAGACATGCCAAGCTGCACAGAGTGGAGCATATCGAAGGCTGATATCAGTGCCACATGAGGATTGCTTTCTTGCAGATATTGGGACTTTATATCTTCCAGGAGTCTATAGAGAGCAAGCTGGGAGACTGGCTAGGCTTCCTGATGGTTGAAAAGCCAGGGAAAAGAGataaaaggctaaaaaaaaccccactatgTACAATTAATCAGTCTGTGGTCCCAGAAGCCTTACAAATCTGCCTTCATCATAATAAGGATGCCCTTGCAAAAGTAGTCATGAGGAATGCATATATTAACAGTGCAGTATGTACATACATATGATCACAATTAAAacacatacaaacatatatatatatatatatatatatatatatatatatatctatatatatctatatatatatctatatatatatatatatatatatacacacacatccaaaaataaaatttctcATACAGCATAGCTCACTGCAATATACAGATAAATGTCTGTGCATACGCCTGAGTGCAAACCATAGCTCAACACCCAAAcaacaatcacacacacaaacacactggcAGGCATGTACACAAGGCATACACACAACTGAGTGCATGTGTGTGGTAGGTTACGGAAAGATTTCTTGGACAGCAGCAAACAGAACatcagttcaaaaaaaaaaaaacaattccgaTTAACCCACAACTCTGCGGTCTGTGTCATCCAGTCCTGAGCTTCAGATGCCCGGATATGAGcgctaaaataaaaatgtgctccTTGTTAGACACGTTCTCCAGGGTCCCCATTTCCTGCTGAACAAACAGGCAGTATCAGCAGACATGTATGCAGAATTCATAAATGCAATTCAGTGGCTCAGATTTGTTAGCTGGGCTGCTCCATTCTTACAGGAACACTTTTGTTCTCCCATGATACCAAAGAAAACTTAAGAACCACTATTAAACCCACTGCACTtatggcgtaactatagaggaagcagacccacagTCGTACCTGGaaacaggggggcctggactgtggggtctgattcttctatagctaataagaaaaccacCTCCTCCCCAACCACTCAAGTCGGGGTGGGATGTGGGCTTAGCCTAATTATGATGTATAGAGAAAAAACTTTTGctgattttttattctaattctaCCCAAAGCTTTCAGATCATGTGTATGATCATGATActaactaaaaaatgttttattaaaggctattgtgatactaaaatgtacAATTAGTATAGCAATTGGTACATATAGTCTATATGTGTTAGGGTATGGATAGGTATGTATAGACATGTGTATAAAAATACACTGCAGTTCATTTGCAGCGTTGAACTTGATGAAGTTTTtgcaacccaacttaactatgtaggTTAAATGTTCTATATCTTACCTCCTACAGATTTCAAGTCAGAATCAGCCACTTGAGTTATGGAGAAGCGGGAGAGCGAGGTCGGAGACACGCTAAATCTAGAAAACTGAACAGGCAGTGCTGGCTTCTGGATGGGAACAGGGGCAGGGAGGCTGTTGTTCTCTGACTTTACAATAGCTGGTGACAGGGAAGTTACAAACGAGGCTCTCAATTTTGTGAGATGAAAGTCGTCTTGCCACTCAAACCCAACACATTCTGGAAAAAAAGGGAGTTTCTGAGTGTCAAAAATTCTCCTTAAAGTACGTGATACATGTGATCTGAATACTGAAACCTTAAAATTAAATTCAGTTGCAAATTATTTCACAATAATCAACATAGaactaaaaataaagaacaaaacgGCAAGCCAATATATTTGAATGTATTCGTATATCTTGCCCTACATTTGTCCGTGAGGTTGACAAATTCATGGCACCCAGACCAACAATAGCTTCATACTAAGTGTCCTATGTGTTGGGAGAGGAGCAGATCGACAGACCAAAGTGGTCCATGCCCAACAGGGTTTTCAAACCTGCACTATTAGAAATGAAACAGtactctgtacttgatccaaaccaagatatgattaatccctattggaagcaataccagtttattgggtttatttaatgtttacatgatttcctagtacggaaagatccattaaccggaaaaccaggtcccaagcattctggataataggtcccatacctgttctaaaatctacaattagtatagatattggtatgtgcaGTTTGTGTGAGTGTATGGAAGGTCAgtttgactgtgtgtgtgtgtgtatgtatggaggatgctgggtttcatgtgGAGGGCTTGAACTTTGATCTTTTCTCAaagatctgccccttaatgtgtcctGAGAATCTCCCCACCCCAAATAAATCATTATAATTAATTTACAAAAGGgaaaaacgtaaaatcagggtatgtacaatagaggttatatatatatatatatatatatatatatatatatatatatatatatatatatatatatatatatagatagatatatatagtatacgTTCAGTGTacgcactcttaccggatcaAGAATACGAagatgggtgcgttggtcaaatcATATCATACAGTTtagcaaatggacccgcactccttttAACGTGAAAtagttgtgttttatttacaatgcatatccaacgttttggcccacattagggccttggTAAATAAAACACAACTATTTCACATTaaaaggagtgcgggtccatttgctatactatgtataaattatatatatatctatatatatatatatatatagatatatatatatatatatatatatatatatatatatatatatatatatatatatatatacagtcatatgaaaatgtttgtgaacccctctcagcctgcataatattttactctttcaacaaaaaagataatggTATAGGATCTTATAtggtcactcttcagaggagagtcaaacagaagcacaacttgcaattggccatcttatatacattttctcatgattggacacacctgcctatgaagttctaGGCTTAACGAGcgaatccaaccaatttggtgttgccagtaatcagtattgaacagttacatgcattcaaattagcaaaattacaacgGTACCCAAATtcttgcacagccagtttttcacatttgatttaatttcatacaaccgTATACTGCTTCGCTAAAAATCTTTgctcagaaaacaccccagtactcagatggtCCTGGGAAatgacataccactgttatattttttgttgaaagtggagtaaattattatgcaggctgagaggggttcccaaactttttcatatgactgtgtgtatatatatatatatatatatatatatatatatatatatatatatatatatatactgtatatatatactgtatatatatactatatatggcCCATCTGATTACTTAAGATCTGTCCTAAGCACAAATGTATTCCTTTAGACCCACTTCTAACCTGCCATGACCCACccttgcttatatatatatttagtttttttgcatttttttttctcactcactTTCTTCTAGAAGGGGTCTGTCCCCAGGCTCCATACATGCtctctgttccacttcctgctgcacagTGCTTTGTCCATTACTTGGAGGCATTTCTGGGAAATCCTGGTCTGCTAGCTCACGTGTTGGGCtttcctgaaaaaaacataaaattataaCAATGTTTTGTGTTATAAAGACAACAACAATGTTCCAACTTCTAGTAGAAAGAAAGCCTTCTCAGAACAGTAGAAAAAAGAAGTGTATAAGTGAATACTGTTTTATCAGCAAAGAGAGAACCACTTTGGTTTTGTAATAAGGTGTTTTACAGGCAGCCAGCCACATACTTGTGGTCACATGGTATACTAGTTAGTTAtacacaatcttttttttacacgTCATGTTACCCAAACATTTTGGGTTCAAAGCTTACATTTAGGGATTACAAATTCAGGGGGTATGGTGTAATAAGACCccttctagtaacccatagcaatgtaTAAGAGGTATTAGCATAATGATGGCATCTAATATGTTGCCATGAGTTGCAGTGAAATGGTACATAATTATCTGCAATACTGTGTTGGTCTATTAGTAGTTGAGGGGCATCCAAATATGTGTTAAAAATTAAGTCTTTGCTTATCCCTACTTATTGTACGTTAACATACCTGATCAAACAAATaaacagtgacatcatcataaaAGGAAACCACTTTCTTCTTCCTGTCAAACTCAGTGAAATCTGGTTCAGGTAAGAAGCTGGGTATCTTCAGAAGACTTCTAAGTTGTCCAGAGCTGCCATTGTCTGTTATGACGATGGGAACTATACCATGTTCTTCCTCACTCTCCTCGCTGTGCTCTTGTATGTTATAGCAGCGGAGTTCTTCATCAGAGTCATCACTATCTTCACTTTCTTCATCATCCTCTTCATCCAGAGAAGCACCCCCTTTACCATCTTTACGAGGAAAGGGAGGGGAAAGGCATTTTGCAACGTGGCGAGTGCTCAGCGAGTCCTTGCTGCAAGAAATCACACTTTCGTCCATTTGAAGGCCAGTGGTGAGGGTGATACTACCCAGATTCCCTTGCTTAATAGTGCATTCTTTTGGCAGGCACAACTGAACTGGTGACAGTGTGAAGGTCCTGTGTGAAGATGACTCTACAATTGAAGGCAAAGGAGAACGTTTTTCAATAGAGTGTTCTTTCTGACATTCAAGACCTAGCCCTTCATCCACAGATTCTTGCCCCACCATGAGCTGGGGCTGAACTAACACACAATCTTGTGGCACAAGTAGAGTAGGTAGTGATGAACTGTTATCTGGGAGTTCCTGGTCCTGACATGTTACAGAACTCTTTGTATCAGTTTTTTTGTCATCAGAGTATGTATCTAAATTGGAGTTGTGAACCTCCAAAGAATCTTTTTCCTTGGTCACACCCTCCACTTCTTGATCACCAtcaacttcttcttcttcccGGGTAAAAGAGTCATAATCAGAGAAGTATGCAGAGTCTCTGTATGGATTTTTGGCATCCAAGCCTTGTAGATCACTGCTTACTGATCTAGATATTGTCATTTCTTCTGACCCAAGGTCAGTTTCGTGGGCTTGATTTATCTGGTAATAGGCATCAGTGTCTCTGCTATCTGTAGGTTCTTTCAGTACAAATTCTGGTGACTCATAGTTTTCAGTATCATAGCCACTATCCAGAGCTTTGTGCTGCCCACAGGTGTAGGCTCCAAGGTTGAAGGCCTCACAGGAACTGCCAGTCGATGGCATATCCAGAGAATCCAAAGAATCGGGAGTGCCAACCTGCTTCTGAAGAGATCTAAAGGGTTGAACAATATCACCCCTTTCACTGGAGAGATCTGTGAAGACCCCTGAGGTAATCTCCATTGTGTCTTCATCATCACTCTCATTCTGATATAAATCTGTAGGGAATGATTCCTCAGGGCTTTCCCTTTCTTTGATTGGTGAAATACCTTGACCACTGAATTCATCTGTTAACACAGGTGAACAGATCTCTTGATAGACAGAAAATGATTCCCCCTCTTTGAAAATATCAAAAGAATGCATGGCTTCAGGTTGTGCATGGGCAGTACAGTACCCTATTATACTAGCACCACGTGGATCAGTTTTATGCTCAGAGTCTCTTTCAGCATTAGTTGGACACTCCATAGGAGAAAGAAGGGGTTCTGTATAATCTGTGTGGGTTATTTTTAAATCAATCATTTTTTCTTCTGAAGGAGTTAAAGATATGTTCAGGGTTTTTTCCAACCAGTCTCTGCATTCTTCACCATCAGCCACAGTTTTATTGTGGCATTCTAACTCTGCTAAACTACCTGCAGGTTCTCCTTCTCCTGGTTCCATATTCTGCCATGATTCAGGACCATAGGGTTCTTTATCCACTTTTTGGGAATCACTAGAACGGCGATTGCACCAGGATGCAGAACTAAAGTCAAGGGGAGCAGTGGAGATATTATTGTTTGAGGAGATGTTTGAAGCCCAGTGGGGGGAAAATGCCACTAAGTTAGAGGTCACAGTAGGTAGATCTTCCTTAAATTCATTATACTGTTGGGTTTCTCCTTCATGTTCAAGTTTTAGTGTTGCAGAATCTAGCTGTGTTTTACAAACATTAGATATTTTATCTTCAGATTCTAAATTCTTAAACACTGCTGAGCCTAGACTAGCCTGACAAAGCTGCTTCAAAGTTGGAGAGGCTCCAAGGGGGTCCACAAACACAACTGAGCAAAATTCTTCTTCTTTAGAGGGTTCACACAGAATTTTCTCTTCTGCTGTATCAGCCCCTTTAGAACATTCATAGTCCTGCTCTAGAACCTGTCTGTGCAGCTCCTTGTCCTGTTTATCACTGCAGATTGTTTCAACCATCAAAGGCTCCATAGATAAAGAAATAGAAGTGCTATTGTTACTTAGATTCGCCCTCTCAGTATACTTATTTTCTTGTGTAGGGTGTTCTCCATATTGTGGGCTGCAGTTTCGGTGAATATTGCTGTTTAAAGGTTCttcaatacaaatataataatctCCTGCAACTGATGGACTGTGAGCACTAAAAACTGGCACTACTTCATGTGGATAAGGACCAGAATTACCCTCCTTATTTTCATAACACGATGGAGATACACCTTGGCTAAGTCTTTTCTCAGTGCTTGAAGTGATGTACATATCTTGATATGGTGGACAACCTGGATTTAGAGGGTACTGTTCATGTTTTCCACGCTCCCATTTATATTCAAAGTTTAGTCCCTGGCTAGTCTGAGTAACAGTGAGCACATCATCTCCATCAGTGTGAAATCCATCAGAGGAGAAGTGCTCAAGCAGTGGGTATGAAGAAAGTTCAGCCTCATGATGACTACAACTGCCTGACCCACCAGTGGGCTTCATAGAATTCCACCGTTTCTCAAACTCCTCCTCCAGCTCGCTGGCTCCCTTCACAGTCAGATAAGAAAGTAGAAGATGTACCTCTTCTGCAGTTGGTCTCTGCTCAGGCTGCAGCCAGCAAAACTGCATTACCTCAAACCTAGAATAAAACAGATTATTAGATTACTTGTATTACATTTGTCCTGTTTCATAAAGGATTGATGAGGCTATACTTAGTTATCTCAAACTTTATCAACACACAGCATAACATTCTTAGAATATATGAATAGTTTGTAATATACTGCGTACAGCAGAAGCTTCCAAATTGTAGTGATAGCCCTCAGGGGGCCCAGCCTTGAATCAAATTAAGATAAAATCTGGGATGAGTGTTTAGTCCCTTTGCATTAAGATACAAATTGTGACTGTTACAataatgatatatactgtatctgcaacTTTATCAGTTACGTACAGATTACCATTACTAGCTACATCTAACTCACCCTTTGTTTTTCAAATGCTTCATCCCTAATTACACTTATTAAATGTGTTCCCTGGATCTGCTGTACATTTCTAAATAGAGTGATCAGGCACCATTCATCCTGAACCAGAAGTAAGCAACTCAACAGCTTTAGAGTGGAGAAGCTTTGTGTCATTCATGCTTGAAGGGTAAATTCATACTACTGTATATTTCCCTCTAGGTGGCAGGACTCCATTTCAGAGCACAACTCACAATATTCTGTCCTGGATACAGTgttttccagtgtcggactgggccagcgggacactgggaaaaaaccctggtGGGCCTCCGCCGGCCTAGACCTGTTCCCCCGCTGACCTAAAAAGAAACAATCCTGCGTGCAGTGGGATCACTTGCGTGCCGGGTCTGTGCTCTTGCGAGTAGCGCGTCGCATGCACCAGGCCAGGGAGTTGGAGATCTGGAGGGGCCCCCCAGAGACTGCCAGGAAGGCCC
The Xenopus laevis strain J_2021 chromosome 9_10S, Xenopus_laevis_v10.1, whole genome shotgun sequence DNA segment above includes these coding regions:
- the aatk.S gene encoding serine/threonine-protein kinase LMTK1 isoform X3, whose product is MLTLSYLIAEATFGTKDLSWRRGEELDNVEGEDNNTELSIQSSPAAQNGPEVYVLPLTEISVPMSKQPGRSVQLLKSTDLGRQSLLYLKEIGFGWFGKVLLGEVNSGLSSTQVVVKELKVSASVQEQMLFLEEIQPYRVLQHANVLQCLAQCAEITPYLLVMEFCPLGDLKGYLQSCAASESTAPDPLTLQRMGCEVCCGLLHLHKHNYTHSDLALRNCLLAADLSVKIGDYGLAHSKYRDDYLVTSDQLWVPLRWIAPELIDEVHGNLLVVDQTKASNIWSLGVTLWELFEFGKQPYPEYSDRQVLCYVIKEQQLKLPRPQLKHLHSDRWFEVMQFCWLQPEQRPTAEEVHLLLSYLTVKGASELEEEFEKRWNSMKPTGGSGSCSHHEAELSSYPLLEHFSSDGFHTDGDDVLTVTQTSQGLNFEYKWERGKHEQYPLNPGCPPYQDMYITSSTEKRLSQGVSPSCYENKEGNSGPYPHEVVPVFSAHSPSVAGDYYICIEEPLNSNIHRNCSPQYGEHPTQENKYTERANLSNNSTSISLSMEPLMVETICSDKQDKELHRQVLEQDYECSKGADTAEEKILCEPSKEEEFCSVVFVDPLGASPTLKQLCQASLGSAVFKNLESEDKISNVCKTQLDSATLKLEHEGETQQYNEFKEDLPTVTSNLVAFSPHWASNISSNNNISTAPLDFSSASWCNRRSSDSQKVDKEPYGPESWQNMEPGEGEPAGSLAELECHNKTVADGEECRDWLEKTLNISLTPSEEKMIDLKITHTDYTEPLLSPMECPTNAERDSEHKTDPRGASIIGYCTAHAQPEAMHSFDIFKEGESFSVYQEICSPVLTDEFSGQGISPIKERESPEESFPTDLYQNESDDEDTMEITSGVFTDLSSERGDIVQPFRSLQKQVGTPDSLDSLDMPSTGSSCEAFNLGAYTCGQHKALDSGYDTENYESPEFVLKEPTDSRDTDAYYQINQAHETDLGSEEMTISRSVSSDLQGLDAKNPYRDSAYFSDYDSFTREEEEVDGDQEVEGVTKEKDSLEVHNSNLDTYSDDKKTDTKSSVTCQDQELPDNSSSLPTLLVPQDCVLVQPQLMVGQESVDEGLGLECQKEHSIEKRSPLPSIVESSSHRTFTLSPVQLCLPKECTIKQGNLGSITLTTGLQMDESVISCSKDSLSTRHVAKCLSPPFPRKDGKGGASLDEEDDEESEDSDDSDEELRCYNIQEHSEESEEEHGIVPIVITDNGSSGQLRSLLKIPSFLPEPDFTEFDRKKKVVSFYDDVTVYLFDQESPTRELADQDFPEMPPSNGQSTVQQEVEQRACMEPGDRPLLEEKCVGFEWQDDFHLTKLRASFVTSLSPAIVKSENNSLPAPVPIQKPALPVQFSRFSVSPTSLSRFSITQVADSDLKSVGAGNGDPGERV